In a genomic window of Gossypium arboreum isolate Shixiya-1 chromosome 7, ASM2569848v2, whole genome shotgun sequence:
- the LOC108458102 gene encoding transcription initiation factor IIA large subunit-like has protein sequence MASTTTSSVYINVIEDVINKVREEFINNGGPGEAVLNELQGIWEAKMMQAGVILGPIERSSQKQPTPGSAITPVHDLNVPYEGTEEYETPTADMLFPPTPLQTPVPTPLPGSADGSMYNIPTGGSDYPTPVNDNGSNADIKGGRPSPYMQSPSAWSNQRTPLSVDVNVAYVEGREEVDRGTSNQPLTQDFFMMSSGKRKREDFAQYQNGGYIPQQDGAGDATSEVAKAEGSRGGNFLDRRHSTTTAKSKILAELSKSLSKIPQLDGPIPDPYEDMLSTPNIYNYQGVVNEDYNVVNTPAPNDLQASTPAPAPQNDIVDDDDDEPLNEDDDEDDLDDVDQGEELNTQHLVLAQFDKVTRTKSRWKCTLKDGIMHINNKDILFNKATGEFDF, from the exons ATGGCCTCGACCACAACGAGTTCGGTTTACATCAACGTCATCGAAGATGTCATCAACAAGGTTCGTGAAGAGTTCATCAACAACGGTGGACCCGGCGAAGCTGTCCTCAACGAACTCCAAGGA ATTTGGGAAGCGAAGATGATGCAAGCGGGAGTAATATTGGGTCCGATAGAGAGGTCTTCGCAGAAACAGCCTACTCCTGGTAGCGCAATTACTCCTGTGCACGATCTTAATGTTCCTTATGAAGGGACGGAGGAATACGAAACTCCTACAGCTGATATGCTTTTCCCTCCG ACTCCATTGCAAACGCCAGTTCCTACACCACTGCCGGGTAGTGCGGATGGTTCTATGTATAACATCCCTACTGGAGGTAGTGATTATCCTACTCCCGTGAATGATAATGGCAGTAATGCTGACATAAAAGGTGGAAGGCCAAGCCCGTATATG CAATCTCCTTCTGCTTGGTCAAATCAAAGGACCCCACTAAGTGTTGATGTTAATGTTG CTTATGTGGAAGGGCGGGAGGAGGTGGACAGGGGAACCTCTAATCAACCCCTGACACAG GACTTCTTTATGATGTCATCTGGAAAGAGAAAACGTGAGGATTTTGCACAATACCAAAATGGTGGATATATACCCCAACAAGATGGAGCTGGAGATGCTACATCTGAAGTTGCAAAGGCAGAG GGAAGTAGGGGTGGTAATTTCCTGGATAGACGTCACTCAACAACCACTGCAAAAAGCAAGATCTTGGCAGAGTTATCTAAGTCATTATCAAAGATTCCTCAACTGGATGGTCCAATTCCTGATCCGTACGAAGACATGCTTTCTACTCCCAAT ATATACAATTATCAAGGAGTTGTTAATGAGGACTACAATGTGGTGAACACACCAGCTCCAAATG ACCTTCAGGCTTCAACACCTGCCCCTGCTCCCCAAAATGATATAGTAGATGATGACGATGATGAACCATTGAATGAAGATGATGATGAAGATGATTTGGATGATGTGGACCAGGGAGAGGAGCTGAACACACAACATCTAGTTTTGGCTCAATTTGACAAG GTGACTCGTACAAAGAGCCGATGGAAGTGCACACTTAAGGATGGCATCATGCATATAAACAATAAAGACATTCTCTTTAATAAG GCAACAGGCGAATTTGATTTCTGA
- the LOC108468406 gene encoding protein PLASTID TRANSCRIPTIONALLY ACTIVE 16, chloroplastic — protein sequence MAPSLTSNSFLLTTTPRSRVNLKYQRLVVFAKGSGPFSPFQFGKAKDNPEDGQAEDTGNSSPFRFDFGKLPDVKTLVPVVSNPSSGLSFGNVRRKDPSTVFVAGATGQAGIRIAQTLLRQGFTVRAGVPELAAAQELARLAAQYKIISNEESKRLNAVESTFQDAESIAKAIGNASKVVVTIGPGENGPTSAVSASDAVQVIQAAQLAGVGHVAIVYDGNPGNGSTYNVLDGITSFFSNLFSQSQPLSLSEFLQKIIETDVSYTFLKTTLTDDYSEESSYNVVVSAEGSIGTNDYKVAKSQIASLVADVFSNTAVAENKVVEVFTSPSAPSKSVDELFSAIPEDGRRKAYAEATARAKAEEEAVLAAEKAREAAEAAKKLEVEVKKLSEQEAKAANLAEEAQEKAQVAGASMEDLLSKAKDFRSGLSWEKFSSQIATAVQKAPNEEKPKVQIATVRGQTTARNLPSQKANVKQAPLSFSPLPKPKEVSKPKPKPKAKEAEKTEVRKVFGGLFQQETIYVDDD from the exons ATGGCTCCATCTCTCACCTCCAATTCCTTTCTCTTAACCACCACGCCCCGCTCAAGGGTAAACCTCAAGTACCAAAGGCTCGTAGTGTTTGCCAAAGGGTCCGGTCCCTTCTCTCCATTTCAGTTCGGGAAAGCTAAAGACAACCCTGAAGATGGTCAAGCTGAAGATACAGGCAATTCTAGTCCTTTCCGCTTCGATTTTGGTAAGTTACCTGATGTTAAGACTTTGGTCCCCGTCGTCAGTAACCCTTCCTCGGGTTTATCGTTTGGGAACGTTAGAAGAAAAGACCCAAGCACTGTATTTGTGGCTGGCGCAACCGGCCAGGCCGGCATTCGCATTGCACAGACGTTATTGCGCCAGGGTTTCACCGTTCGTGCTGGTGTGCCTGAGCTTGCTGCTGCCCAGGAGCTGGCCCGTCTTGCTGCCCAATACAAG ATCATATCCAATGAAGAATCAAAGCGTCTCAATGCTGTAGAATCCACCTTCCAGGATGCAGAATCAATAGCCAAAGCAATTGGCAATGCCAGCAAAGTAGTCGTCACGATCGGCCCTGGTGAGAACGGTCCCACTTCTGCGGTCTCTGCATCAGACGCTGTGCAAGTGATCCAAGCAGCTCAACTAGCCGGCGTAGGTCATGTTGCAATAGTGTATGATGGTAACCCGGGGAATGGTTCTACTTACAATGTGCTCGATGGCATCACGTCCTTCTTTAGCAACCTCTTCTCTCAATCTCAACCATTGAGTCTGTCCGAGTTCTTGCAAAAAATAATCGAAACTGACGTTAGCTACACGTTTTTAAAGACAACCCTGACAGATGATTATTCGGAAGAGAGCTCTTACAATGTTGTGGTGTCAGCTGAAGGAAGCATTGGTACAAACGACTACAAA GTTGCGAAATCCCAGATAGCATCTTTAGTGGCAGATGTTTTCTCCAACACAGCAGTGGCAGAAAACAAG GTTGTGGAAGTTTTTACTAGCCCATCGGCACCATCGAAGAGTGTAGACGAGCTTTTCAG TGCTATTCCTGAGGATGGGAGAAGGAAGGCGTATGCAGAAGCCACCGCAAGGGCTAAAGCTGAAGAAGAGGCAGTATTAGCAGCTGAGAAAGCTCGTGAGGCGGCCGAAGCAGCGAAGAAGCTAGAAGTGGAAGTGAAGAAGCTTTCAGAGCAAGAAGCGAAGGCAGCTAACCTAGCTGAAGAAGCCCAAGAGAAAGCACAGGTAGCAGGGGCATCAATGGAAGACCTGCTGAGTAAAGCAAAAGACTTCAGATCAGGACTATCTTGGGAAAAATTCAGTTCCCAAATAGCCACTGCAGTTCAAAAGGCTCCAAATGAGGAGAAGCCTAAAGTCCAGATAGCCACAGTGAGGGGGCAAACCACGGCTAGAAATCTACCGTCACAGAAAGCCAATGTGAAGCAAGCTCCATTATCGTTTTCCCCATTGCCAAAGCCAAAGGAAGTATCGAagccaaaaccaaaaccaaaggCAAAAGAGGCAGAGAAAACAGAAGTGAGGAAGGTGTTTGGTGGGCTGTTTCAGCAAGAAACCATATATGTCGATGATGACTGA